The Setaria viridis chromosome 2, Setaria_viridis_v4.0, whole genome shotgun sequence DNA window ccaaaaaaaatacaacatcCATTGAGCATCATTattcattatgaaatatattttaataTTGTACTTATGTGATGTGGTATTAATACTctgtaaacttgatcaaacttagAAACAATAGCTAAAAAAATGTGGTGCGCGCTAAACTGTTGCATCGCAATGTTCGGCCATGAACCTTGCGCCATACATAACTCAGTCGCGCAGTTTTGGGAACTTTTGTTTGGCAGGCTGGTAACTTGACAAAAAATAAAGAGGTGAACATATCCCACTCTGCTGacttaaaaagaagaaaataaaatctaGGCAAATTTTGTCTTAAAAGTTACCTACAAATTTATGTTTGTAGAACTTTACATGGAAAAAATTACATAAATAACATATATAGAATATCACAACATCCATTGAGCATCATTattcattatgaaatatattttgatattgTATTTTGATACAGTACATTTAACACTAtgtaaatttgatcaaacttagaAACAACAGCTATGCTAAGTTGTCGCGTGGCAATGTTAGGCCCTGAATCAAAATACATGTACTTGCACCACACATAACTATCAGTAGCACAGTTTTGGGCACTTTTGTTTGGTGGGCTGGCAACTTGGTAAGAAACCGAACATATCCCTCTCCACTAACTTtaacaaaaaggaaaataaagttttttttccttggcaaagttttttttcttaaaagttACCTACAAATTTAAATTGCTAGTAACTTTTCATGAAAAAGTTGCATAAATAATATTTCTAAAAAGGCATAAAAATTAACTTTTGCAGAAAAtacttaaaaatatttttttataaaaatagtTATTTGACCTCCCACGAACTTCATTGTACAGAGATCCATAGGTTGTGTGTTGTCGTCTAACTCCACTCGTCAAGATTGAATTGTGGTTGCATTCTGTTGAAATGTAAGTGAATTGACCACCTTTTTCTATCAATTTAGACTTTTGGATTAAAGATTCGATTTTGCAAGCATCCAATCGCCAATGAGTTTCAGGCCCGCTGTGCCTTCAGAGGACGTTATCTTGCTGACTGGGCTTTGCGTCTTATCTGATTTTCTCCTCGTGGTGTTTTGCGTGATGTTCTGGTTTGTGGCCACCAGAAGCAGGCCGGCACAAAGAGTCGTGCCACTGAGCAGTCAGTGTGGTTGTCATAGTGTCATGTCCTGTGCGTCTGTGCTCAATCATGCGCTTGGCAGTTTCATGTGAAAAGTCCGCCGAGAGCCCATCCAGAGGAATGGTGCATTGCCGGAAATACTATGCCGCCGTGCCGTGCGCCCAAAGTAAACTGAGTGATGATTCGACGTATGCTCACACCAAACTAGAGTGAGGagctttgtttatttttagcacgtgtcacatcgaatgtttagatactaattaggagtattaaacgcagactatttacaaaacctattacataagtggaggctaaacggcgagacgaatctattaagcctaattaatccatcattagcaaatatttactataacaacacattgtcaaatcatggactaattagacttcgtctcgccgtttagcctccacttatgtaatgaattttgtaaatagtctacgtttaacacttctaattagtatctaaacattcgatgtgacgggtgctaaaaataagcaggagaaaccaaaccaggcctgaaGAGAGTGATGCTAAAACTCAAAACAAGTTGTCACTCAATCGATCAAGCTAACATGACCGACTCACACGATTGTGCACATGAGGAACATACCCAGCTCCAATGCTCCATTGTTTTGCTTGCACAAATCAAGCTGTAGAAATTAAATCCGAGGTCCAAATGCCCAAACAAATCCAATCAGTGGCCAAGGAAATCAACCACTCGATCCATCAGCTTAGCCGCCTCGcggctgccgtggtcggggacGAAGAAGCCGTGCCCGCCTTGGGACTCGAAGCACTCGAGCTCCCCGCGCCACCCGCTGTCCCGAACGGCGTCGCAGTACGCCCGCCCCCTCGGCGCCCTCGGGTCCTCCGACGCCGTGGAGACCAGCAGCCTCTCGCCAGCCAGCTTCGCCAGGctcggcgcgccggccgccatCGGGTTTATGCTGGGGTCGTCGAGCCCGCCGTCCGCGCCGGGGAAGATGACCGCCCACCTGTCCTTGTTAGACTGCCAGAACTCCTCGTCCTCTCCTTCCATCTTTTGTTCACTAGCGAAGGAAGGGTGGAGCAGGATCACGCCTTCGATGCGCGCCGGTGTTCCCGTTCCGGCGCGCAGGCCGCTGACGCCCGCGGCGATGGCCATGTTATGGGCGATGTTCGCGCCGGCGCTGACTCCGGACAGGAAGATCCGGCCGAGGTCGCCGTGGTCCGCCAGCCACGGGTCGGCGCCGGACGCCACCCAGCTGAGCGCGGCCCAGGAGTCGTCGTAGGCCGCCGGGAGCCGGTGCTCCGGCGCGAGGCGGTAGCGGACGGAGACGGCGacgacgcgggcggcggcggcgagagaaTTGACGTAGCGGTGGAACAGCGGGTGGTAGGGCGAGCCGACGACAAAGTAGCCGCCGTGGAAGAAGACGAGGACCGggagcttcgccgccgccgccgccgtggccgtggccggctgGACGGCTGGGGGGAGGTAGAGCCTCGCGGCGACGCCGGTGGCCGCGTCGATAGCGACGTCCTTGGAGGTGACGCCGGTCTCGGCGTCGAAGCCGGCGGGCGCCGTGTCCGCGACGCCACCGCGGTCGACGTGGCCGTCCTTGTACAGCCGGAAGTACGCGCAGCTGTAgacaacctcgccgccgccggagtccaTCGCCCGCACGCTGCTGGTGCTAGCAAGCACCAACCGATCggaaccgcgccgcgccgcgcagaCGTGTGTGAGTGTGAGGCTGTGGTGGCTCGACGACGGGGTATCTAatc harbors:
- the LOC117842478 gene encoding 2-hydroxyisoflavanone dehydratase yields the protein MDSGGGEVVYSCAYFRLYKDGHVDRGGVADTAPAGFDAETGVTSKDVAIDAATGVAARLYLPPAVQPATATAAAAAKLPVLVFFHGGYFVVGSPYHPLFHRYVNSLAAAARVVAVSVRYRLAPEHRLPAAYDDSWAALSWVASGADPWLADHGDLGRIFLSGVSAGANIAHNMAIAAGVSGLRAGTGTPARIEGVILLHPSFASEQKMEGEDEEFWQSNKDRWAVIFPGADGGLDDPSINPMAAGAPSLAKLAGERLLVSTASEDPRAPRGRAYCDAVRDSGWRGELECFESQGGHGFFVPDHGSREAAKLMDRVVDFLGH